tttttttcgtgttttttctttgttcacatttattattattattgctatatttttttattcttcttctcctatTGGTTATTACAGctaccattttttattttttcttttttttttaatgtaatttttttatttctttttttttgttttattcatgATAAAAGGgtgaaacaagaagaattatgagaagaTGTAGCaaaaaatagaagataaaaaaaagaagaataaaacgatgatgaaaaagaagaagaggagaaataatttaaattgtgcAAATTTTACTAgaaaaataacaccaaaattttttaatcgtaacataaaaagtttcttaaatttgacattgaaaattttttattatgacaCAAGTTCTTGTTAAAAAGacgaaaagaaaaatttgaattgtgtaaaaaaacaatatcaaaattttttaatcataacaCATTAATTAagtttcttaattattttttaattatgacacACTAAGGTTCTTAATTTtcacaacaaaattttttaaccttaatagaaaattttttaaccaattaaaagttattagaaatttgtttaatttgtgatcttttaaaaatttattgtattattcacaaattttttttatgtaatttccTATTGAATGATTTGGTTTTATTATCAATTGAACTAATAGAGTGGTATTAAATCTCATATATAAGTGGTCTAATTATTTTTGTGTCATTTGTAATAAATtgacatatttttttagttttaaaataccTTTATTGATTGAGTGAGTTAACATTTTAGATTTGTGGTTTTTTGTTGTTATCATTTATCAGATATTTTGGtatcattttcaataaaatttttgtgtCATTAACTAAAAATTCACGTACTACTCTTGTTAACGTTAAATTAATTGTATGatattaaattaagaaaaagaagttGATAATAACGATGAAATGATtaggaggagaagaaagagaaaaaaaataaagaaaagaagaaatcaaacaaaaaataaaaagacgaagaagaaaaaaaaaagagtatgagaagagaaaaatggagaaaaaaacgtaaaaaaagaCAGACATATATggttaacatttttaaaaataaaaatagaatacaaaacttaaaataatatttaagaataatgttaaaaaaactaacttttttgttaaccgacataaattaattttttaaaataattttatatatcttaaactttaaatattaaattattaaccatttattataaattctaaattataaatcttaacctaaatcttttaaaagaataaaaatttaaaaataaaaattaactaatagaatattaattaacaaaaaattaattccttattctttctcaaaaataaaatcactcATAGCATCTATGCCTTAGCTACACTTATCTTGtctgaaaactttttattttcttaaaattgcACACTTTTACTTAAGTTGCAAAATTTTAAGCCAAGGAAGTACGCGATGGAAAGATGTATGTTGAAAGTTAATCATACTCATCATAGTCATATAAAGCGTGTTGAATAATGCTAGggagattttataattatatggtTAATTAGGTTTTTCTACTAAAAGAACTTCATCATAAGCATCGTTATAAAGTACATTCCAAACTTTTTTCAACTATATATTagtttatgaatttaattatcCCAATGATAGTGACTACACAGGTGACTTGCCATGTTGTTGCTATTAATCCGCTTAAAGTTACTTCAATCTTGCTTGTGATCTTGTGTCCAAAAACACCAGTTCTGAATCCAAAAATTTTCTagcaaaaagaataaaaacaaaagcaacCCCTAATTTGAGGAAGAACAATAAACTCCTAACTCCTAACCCTATATATGCATGGACAAATGttaaaatgttatatatattttggtttaCCCAAATGGTATCCCCCAACCCGACAAGTTAAAGACTAATCTATCGCGGATTTGAGCTCTATTTAAAGGTCTGTTGCTGGCCAAtgagttgctgcatgcacaaggcagAGTTCAAACTCTCGACATttgtttaagcggacgagtgagctaaccacttgatcaacccaagttggtttaaaaaatgttatatatgTCCCCCCAACTATACACAACATATATAATGCTATATATTGGATGGAGATcgattcctttattttgtccaATCCCATTCCAaaccttttctttctttacaattgcatatatatgattgattgatgatttagTAAACAAGCTATgctatatctttaaaaaaaaaaaggtttaatgGGGCTTCTCTTACAAAACAAGTAACTCCCCGAACTTATCTTGCTCCCTAGTATTGCTCTAATATAATGCTCTCTTTTTGTCAGGCTGCTCAGAATAGCTTCAACTTTGAACAGTACCCTATCCTACAACCTCtggaatttttgttttttgaagcaaataaaattggtttaaattttaaacactTCAATATttgtatttctttaaaaataaaataaacgaattaatggtgatccaccaaatTAAATTGGTTTGATAGTTGATTTATGGTATATTTAGTTGTGGATTAAAAGGGGAATCAtcccttatatatatatatatatagataaacTGCATGTGAAAGTTTATGTTTAAGCGTTTGATTGCTCTTAAACTTTTGTAATTTAATCACTATTTTTTCTCCATACATATTTAATTAAGTGATATTTATCTTTCCAACCCGTTATTTGTTAGTAGTTGTTACTCATGACTTAATTATATTTAGTTGGATAATTAAACTTAAAGTGGGAAACATAGTTCAGAATTTCTATTTGCGACAatattagttaaattaattagtttgaCTCAAATGCCAAAGAAGTCTTCTAAAGTCAAACCAAAGTAACCAAATACATTGCAACTAATGATCCGATCCATTATATCTAGTATTTATCTTCACTGCTAGTTCCTACTTCCTAGTCACATTTCAATAGTATCACTTTCACTAAAACATATTCTGATATTACTATGTTATATTTTGATGTATAAATaacatgtaaaaaaatttaggTCATCTAATAATTTAGATGGTTTTTgaagtaataaaattaaaagttagttATATTTACGGACAATATAGAATTAGTCGTTTCGTTtgtgcaattttttttataaaacaataataaaacaaatgCTAAGTGATTAAGTTCAATTGGGCAATGATAAGCAATTGAGCAGTGATGGATCTAAGGATACACATCAGAGGTTAAACGTCGCAATAAGGGGCCCATTTATCGTACCAAACGGGTCATTCATGTTCCTTTGATTGCActtgatttaaatatttctcAATCCAAAAATAGACatattttaaatgatatttacTGTTTCAGCCCAGTGCCAATTTGTGTTCGACACACAAGCTGACAGCTGAGTGCTCCCATGTGGGCCCCTATTCAATCTCTAAGGTTGGGCtttaagataagattttgggCTTTATCATAGATATTAGGAATTGAATAAAtggtttgaatttaattttgtgtatatatgcgatataataatttattgattaacgGAACggcaaattcttaaataaagttttaatttaCATCACGGATTAAGTTTTGGCTATTGAATTGGAGaatattatgaagaaaaaaaaattaaataaataattaaattcacctctaaaaaattatttgttctctaaattaattttcaaaatttttttaattaaatttattttttaaattgatttatcatttctgttatttacgatgtcaaaaattattaatattaatacaaCATTGATTATAGTACACACCTAATATTTCTAATTGGTTGATAATGTTATaagtttatgaaattatatcaaattaatctCAAATTGAAAGACCTCTAGGTGTtaaattttctcaatttaaaactaagttgatataattttataaatttatcatcTTAGTTTTCAATTAAGACTATTAGATGTGTAATGTAATATAATTTAAGgtgtaatataaataaattttgatgacaCGAAAAACGTAAGTAATAaaagaactaatttaactaacttaaaatatctaaaaaataaatttatttaaaaaaaactttaataaccaatttaaaaagtaaacaatcttttaaaaacaaatttaaccATTCATTTTTTAATACTACTCAAATATGGCCAAAGTTTAGAACCATTGGTAGAATCTACGTCTCAAAAGGAATTGCACAAGGGTtcaaattttgactaagctCGCGAAATAATAAAACCCATAGCAATAatggtgtgtgtgtgtgtaggTGTCTGAtgggtaaaagaaaaaaaaaactatccagataaattatatacaaaaaaatgttACACTACTTGAAAGTTGTAACAGTGACAAcgaaaaattaaagttataaaatatgaaattaatagagataaaataatattaaaatgctattatttttattttcttttaattatttaattttaataaaatttaataattatacatAACTAAAAAGAGAAATTTAAGATAGCAATATAATCCAcattattaaatgaaaaaatgttcAACTTCTCATGTATAGGATAAATTCAATATATAGGAGAATCAAGTAATGAGATCTTATAGATTTGGATATTGATCAAATAGGACGCGATTAAGCAATGAAAAACTCTTATCACAAATCACAAacaatttttaatgaaatttaattattatttcttaaaaaaaagaaaagaaaagaatacaaCATgtcttttaaaaatgaaaagttAGATGCTTTAACCAGCTAAATCTTTGTGGATGACGGCTGTTTTTATTATGTTCTAAGTTCTAACCACATCAGATTGCGTGTGTTTGCGTGTGCTCTGGTGACCCCATTAATTGAATTTGGTATAAAATAACTTTTCCCTTTAACCCGTCCCATAAATCAAgcatctattttattttcttttatttgtttcctTCCAAATTTTCTTTCCGGATTGGTCAAGTGAAATTGTTGTTTATGTTTTTGGCTTTGATGATAAATCATAGTAACATATGACACCCATGTGAGGTGCTTTCCAACCATTGTCACACACACTTTACCCACAAAAATACATCAAGATATTTGCCATAAATAATCTTCCTATCTCAAAATTTTAtgaattaaacattaaaaaattagttattttactGGTTTTAATCTTCCTATCTAATTGAATATCTCTGACAATATATGAAACTTATGTCCAAATCTTACATAATTTTATTATGAGTAAATTGTTTTcattaattagatattttgggatcttatttttaattagtgaTAGTGAAATTTCCACAAGATATTATTCATTCTTGATATTTATAACATGACAAAGGTGTTATATTGGCACCATATTTGtcattgtaataaaaattgagattttatgtaaaattagaagaataaattTAGCACGTGgattaataacaaaatttaaattgtaaaaacGTTCAatctagtaattttttttagatttgatTAAATCATTAAAGATGATCATATAAAAAACATTCAAGAGTATAAAAACAGGTTCCATTATGAGTAAATTGTTTTATTAGCACCATATAAACCACATCATATTTCTGATTAAATTGAGattttacataaattaaaagaataaatttaccATGTAAAATAATAACAAGATGGGATTTGAATTGTAAAAACTTTttgatttagtaaaaaaattttagaattgattaaattattaaaaattagagTAAAATCCTTTTTGACCCTGTCCTTTTTGAAAATTGACAAATCGTCTCCTAATcttaaaaaaatgacaaatcgGTCCCTATCTATTTTTTTCGTTAGATTAGCCAATAGACAGGAGTCGATGTGTCTaaagaataaataaacagaGGCCGATTTGTCTAACAAAAAGGTCAATGTGTCTAACAGAAGAAATAAACAGATGctgatttgtcattttttaaaCGTTAGGAGACGTCTcgtcaattttcaaaaaagacaCCGAAAAGGGTATTTActctaaaaattataatatcaaaaaaatttaagagtatAAAAACAGATTTGACATCGTTTTCCAAACCTCATTGTTCAAAAGTTGAAACCCAAACACAAATTCTATTATAGTTCCTTAGACAATTTAACCTGAGCTGTTTTGTATTATGTTGAGTTTAGAAGGTAAGACTTTAATTTGCACCTTTACCCAAAGCAGTGTTGTGTTGTGTTCCACTACTTGAACTATCTTATGTGTGTGGTTGAGGCTATACTATAAATTACACTCTCTCTTCTTTAGTGTTTCACATAACCGTGAGTTTCATAAATAGAGAGAAAGTATATGCCTTTTGTTAAAAGGatgtgaagaaaaaagaagaagggtaTCATCATGTCTTTTATTGGGTTAGGTGTTGCTTTAAGCGTTGTGTTTGGTTTCCTCTTGTTGGCTCTTGTTGCTGAACTCTGCTACTTGTTgctttggaagaagaagaagaagaaggaggagaataCTGAGGTTGAAGAGCTTGAAAAGGGTGTGCTTTATGGTGTGTGTTGCAGCAACAACAATTCTCTGAGTGTTGTTGTTGcatctgaagaagaagggaaCAACAAGGGTGAAGCTGATTTGGATTTGGAGAACAAAGATGTGGTTTTGAAGAATAATGGGGTGGAAGAAAGTGTGGAACTTGAGTTGATGAGGCTTCACAATCTGGCTGGTCCACCAAGATTCTTGTTCACAATCAAGGAGGAAACAAAGGAAGATTTGGAATCTGAAGATGGGAAATCAAGGTGTGGTGGTGATGGTAGGAGCAGAAGAGGTTCAAGAACAAGGAGTTTGAGTGATTTGATGGTTGCAATTGACACACCTTTTCTTAATTCAATGGTTTCTTCACCATTGAGGAACTCTTTGGAGAATCTTGAAGGATTCAACAATCCTCTCTTTGAATCATCTTCACCACCATCTTCTTCAGAGTTCAATAACAGGTTTATTAGGCCTTCATCATCACCTCCTCCAAAGTTCAAGTTCTTAAGAGATGCTGAGGAGAAGTTGTATAGAAGATTGATGGAAGAAGCTCAGAGGAAGGCacaacagaatcagaatcagaatcttGTAGCTGAAACTACTGAGGTTAAAGTTAAAGATTCCCCTAATTCAACAACAATGCTTAGTGTCATTAACACCAACACAGAAAGAGAACAGAAACAGCTTCATCAGAAGAATCTACCACACTTTCCTTCAAGTTCATCACAGATTCTTCCATTGGAATCTTCTCCTACAACACTCACACCAGTTCACAAGCCATCCATGGTACATTAGATTTCCAAATACTAGTCTTTTTTTTTCCGGGATTTTTTCAAGAATGTGATTAATCCATTTTAGAGTGTAGTTTAGACTAATTAATATTCTGAACTTGAATTCTCTCTAGGGTTGTAGTGTGCTGTTATTATTTCACCAACACCCTTGGTAAAAATACTACTAGTCTTTAGTGTTTACtctcttaatttttattttttaattttaatttccctCCATATGTTAAGTTAATTGTGTTAATTGACACTGTGGTAAATGGTAATTatgcttctctctttttctgttGTCTAATAATTTGTGTACTTTTGAAATGATTGTGATGGACAAGAATGTGCTGCAAAATTTGCAAATTAGCATGCTGTTAAAACAGTTAATGATTCATGTGAATGATGGTGGTTTGATCGATGCATTTATTTatgacccttttttttttttttttcccaacGCAAAAAATTGAGCATCTCCATTAATTATTGGACACCAATTTCGAACAGTTTCCTTTCAAATTTAAATGTTCATGTGCAAATATCAAACCATGTCCAAATTTCAAATGACAGTTGTAATATTGAACTTGTATTATGTACTTATTATTATGTACCTAAGACTTTTAAACGCCATTGCTTATATTAGCAAACAGCAAAGTGGTGTACAGATAAGTACTTTGGAATTTCTTGTAGAATCTCGAAATTTCTGGCTCTGCCAAGACTTTTTTTGCAAAGAATTTCACCTTTTTCTTTGCCTCAAAAGTTGTAGCCCTTTCTTTTTTCGTATATGACTGTGTAAATCTATCTGTTCGTTAATTAATGAATTGTTACATATTTACTTGAATAGATGAATAAACTAATTAGtccattaatttaaaataaggtGAAAATTTATgtacagtcgacttcacgtgaagttgataactgagagccgttagatgattttactgatttgaataaattttcatctaatgacTCGACTATTAATTTCACGTAAAGTCGATTCTACCTTAGTTTTCACCTTAAAAGAATTGTGAGAATACTCAAAACCACTAAGTAAACCTTCATCTAATGTGTGAAAGCATTCAAATTAGAATAATATGTTAATGATTAATGAAGCATATAAGTGAGAAAGTAGAAAACGGCGCGTGGAGCAAGTGAAGTTTCTACCCCCCACAAACAAGTTATGTCGTTGTTAATCACAAGATTTGGCGGAAAGTTATAACATTAGATCTACAAAGTATAGCTCCACCTTTTTTCAAacttgaaagaaaaacaaaatgcaaGGTTACCGAATCCACAATTGTCATTGCATTACAACCTTACACGTAggtaaaataggataaaaatgaAGTTGATTTTCTAAGTGAGTGCTAGCATAACGTTCATAAGTTTAAGATTTTTcaacaaaatcaaattaaattaaaggtagctctaaattgagaaattgaGCATGATTCCATGTGGTCCTGTGTATTGGAGTCAATTTATATTGGGTCCACTGTATTAACTTGGCTTGGGATTCAAAGTGGCTATTTTGGGTTCAAGGAACCACAAAAACCAAAGGACATAAAAGAAAATTGGCGATAGTTTTTAGAAATAACAAATTTGCTGGGCCAGGTATTTTGTTGTATGTTATTCTCTTGTAATTTTCCCATTTATTCTTTGTTTCCCCACATCTTGTACTTTTGAGATATAATAACTAATAGCTAGTAGAAATGTAGAATAATGGTCCACTATTCAATCTTgtcttattatatattttacatGTTCCGTGTTATCCGTTCTAATGTTCATCCTCAAAAATATTACAATGAATTGCTTTGtataaaaattttacatataATGAATTAATTTCTATTGAGTAAATTATAAATGGTATCTAAAAGTTCACGTTACTGATAAAAATAATTCGAGAAAGTATCAACGATgaacaaattttcaaaatatttatagatgtaacaaaaatattcttttttaatgaATGACAAATAACTGttttatttaacaaataatttgTGTATATATGCTAATGTAATTTGTTAATCAACACTTTGTGGTATACACATAACGTTATTGACAATGTAACTTGTGAATCAATTTGATGCATGATAATCACTATTAAGTATTAACAACCTTTTAAACCAGTATCTTTTGAAATGACAAAAAGGACCATTATATATAATTCACTATGTATCTTTTAAAATCCAAATTGATTCATTTATAACTTTTTTGGGAGATTATTTCGggtgtgaattaatgattgaaaattgataaaataaggaTATCATGGTAATaggtttaatttaaaattgttgcTACATCTCTGTCTTATTACAATATTAAACATGCATGTGtcaagggaaagaaaagaagaatgttAGGGCCACAGTTGTTAAAATCGATTCGATTGATGGGTTCAACTGAAAACTCAGTAACTTGAACTATAAGTCAATCCAGTCTAATATTTTGactatttgaaaaaaaaaattaaaattggatAGAAATATAGAATCGATTAAAATTGCAAGtcaacaattaataaaagaaagccTTTTTTTAGATTCAAATTTGAGTGCTATTGCATCATGTGTGAGTGTATGACTGTCATTAGATCAAGTTGCTTTTCattatattgattattttttttaaatatataatatatataaattaaattaaatttttaaaatttatatttattaatcatatattatttaaatgatTCAACTAGTGATTCACTTATTAAACCAATAAATTATCTTAAAACTTAGAATAGCTTGGGATTCTTTATAGTTTAGATGTCTCTTTTGTATAGACTATATAAAGTAGGCATGTGCAAGATGTATGTCAGCCCATCTTTGATACTAACTAGTAACTACTAAATAGGAGTAGCAGCTAAATTTAATGTCTACTACGATGCATCAATATATGTTAGTTGTTCATCTATTCAGCTTCTTGCATTGCTTGCAGGatatatagtttaatttcatCATTAATAATACCTACTCTCAACCTCCATTCCCATTCCATGCACCTTACTCTGCATCCTCATTAATATTCTCTTGCCCTACTACACATTGCCACTACCCCTTTTCGGGATTATTAAATTCCCAACAACCTATAACTTCTCAACTCTTTATCTATTAATTAGAAAACACAAACAAGTCACTAAACGCATGCAtttcatgctctcttgatgacACTTGAGGTGTATGTAACTATATATCCAAAGCAATAATACGTAATACATATATAATGAAGTAAGGACGCATGTGATGATGATATATTGCATGATTTCAAAGCAAAATTATCATGTCACGCCAAAGGGAATACATATGATTCTGTTCCTCAATCAATCGTGTATAGCAgcactgttttatttttatttttttttatttgatccCTAGGTAAGTACATGTATGGGCCTGGtccaattgctttcttttaaaatGGGCTGACATTGGATCCCTGGCCCATATATTCACCCTTGATAAGACAGAACGACACGGACCTGCTTGTAAATACGTGTTGGTTAGCCTTTCATCATCGTTGAATTTTAAGACTATAAATCTTGGGCCCAATTTGGGCTCTACACAATGTGACTGCTTGACTTGTCTTCCATCAAGCATAAGTGGTTTTTgtaatatttgtattttatgaAGTTAAGACTTGATTAGAGAAAGAATTATTATGCTCATAAAAAATGAACTTAGAAACCAAAGGAACTTGTTCAACTTCTCCTCTATAAGCTAAGTGTTGTATACATCATGCatattctttttgaaaaaaataaaggaagGTTGAAGGTAgtgatagatagatagatataaGGGAATCAAAATATATTAACGTGAAATATGAATAATGTGCAATTATACATACGGTGGTGGAGAGGTATGGGAAGGCATATGAAATATGTATGTATGGTTGAGAGTGGATGTGTGATTGCTGCATTATTATATACAATTCAAGTGATTGCAGCCCATGAAGCCACATATTGTGGCAAATTCAATTCATGGAACACTGCTACGTAATATACCCCTTTTCCATTTTTCAGTCTCTGTCTCGGAAAGTAATCCACTTATATATTATCCTTACAATATTCTTAAacatatatttatgtatttatatatgcattttaaaaataagattttaaattgagtcttgaaattaaaatataattttattttttaaaaataaatttaaattgatcgAATGTTTAACTTACTCGTCTGTTTAAATAAGGGTTAGGAAGTTCGAATTTTGTTTTAGTTAACGATGAGAAAAtactattaaaagaaaattattaatgttaaaaataaataattgtaatcCAAGTCAAATAATTAGATGGCTTGAAATGTAGTAAACACAAAAGTGTGTAATTTATAGCATATAAATGTGATTATGGGAATAATtaagaataatataattaagggaggagacaaaaaaaaagtaggTAGGGGAATGCTTTTTGACGCCCCCACTTAGTAGAGAAGAGAGGTTGGTCCCATACACTCTGATTTGTATATCTCATGCACGTGCATGGCTCTCTTTCTAGTTTCTAAATTGCAAGAGAGTGAGTGAGAGAGGACAAATGGACTCAGGATTAAGGCTGCAATTTTGGTGGCTTTACAACTATAATTTcgctaaattaattaataagtggtaagctttttctctttttcttccaggAAAAATGAGCAAAAAAGCAGGAACCTGTCAAAAACAGATAGGGAATTAGATTCCAACACCACCAACCCCTCTCTCCCccaatcttcttcttcaaccgtTAATAAAACTTGCATACACTTCCACTTTTCATCAGATAATCCTTTTTTTATCTACTAAATGAATTCATAATAAAATGTGTGGCCAAAACTAATACTTATATCACATgcaaaacaaatatattaatagatCACTGTTTAATTTTTctcaacatatatatatatatatttttattaaaggaGAGTTAGAAGACagcaatttttgtaatttgtaaccATCAAATAgctatcaataataattttaatggtgtgagattttatcCAATGACTCATTTTTCTTTGCTGATTACATACTagacaaaatttaataaagttgctggccctagactttttcttttttactgtATTTCTCAACTTAACAAGTCAAGAATTATCGAAACTTCATTTAAAAAGTTGTCGTTAGCCAATAAATTAATACATAcgaaaagtaaaattcaaacctCCCAATCTCCCAACACTTACTTAATTACTcaacatattattattaaattttgatgaaCTACTAAAATTCTGAATGTAATTAATTAATGGCACCTACTCTTATTCAATATCTACAATTAACTCTTATTAAGTGATGTTTACACTACACCATTAGGCCTAACACATCACAAATTAAACGTGTCCACCCTGTCTAAACCTAATTTAGGATCAAATGAAAAATGACTAATAAATTTAAGCTGTATATACATGAAGAGATATTGAGAATGCTAAATACTTTTGAGACGTgacaatattaattaaaaattatataatatatatgtttaaCAAACTAACGAAttgaataatataatt
The genomic region above belongs to Arachis duranensis cultivar V14167 chromosome 3, aradu.V14167.gnm2.J7QH, whole genome shotgun sequence and contains:
- the LOC107476853 gene encoding uncharacterized protein LOC107476853 — protein: MSFIGLGVALSVVFGFLLLALVAELCYLLLWKKKKKKEENTEVEELEKGVLYGVCCSNNNSLSVVVASEEEGNNKGEADLDLENKDVVLKNNGVEESVELELMRLHNLAGPPRFLFTIKEETKEDLESEDGKSRCGGDGRSRRGSRTRSLSDLMVAIDTPFLNSMVSSPLRNSLENLEGFNNPLFESSSPPSSSEFNNRFIRPSSSPPPKFKFLRDAEEKLYRRLMEEAQRKAQQNQNQNLVAETTEVKVKDSPNSTTMLSVINTNTEREQKQLHQKNLPHFPSSSSQILPLESSPTTLTPVHKPSMVH